The nucleotide window TAATCCGGAAGTGTATTACGGCCTGGGCGAAACGTACACGTTCTATGTCAACGATATCGAAAAAGGACTGGATAATATGTGTAAAGCCTATAATCTTTATGTTGCGCACAGTTCGCCTTACAGAACCGATGCGGAAAAGATAATCAGCTCAATTTACAACGAGATGAAAAAGCAGAATAAGCTAGAACGCTTCAATGAAATCTTAAAAGCAAACCATATTAACCCGGTACAATAAACGGACTTCAGATTGGTTCGTTTAAACGCAAAAAGGTTGTTCCGATAATTGCAGGAACAACCTTTTTGTTTTTCAATCGACAAGGATGTCGCTTGTCTCCGTTTATTTCTTCCGTGGATCCTGATCAAGCAACCGGTACATCAGCGTTGTAATTTTCGATAGCTTATAGGTAGCCATATCCGGCCCAAAATAGAAACGAAACATCATATCTCTCCCCGAGCGAATGGCGGCCAACATCTCTGGCGTAACGGGAACCACAAAGTTTGTCACTATCCAATTTTGATGCGTGGTCGATATGGTTTTCCGCTGCTTGCCAGTCGCTGTAGAGTCTTTAGTAATGGTGGTTCTCTCTCTACTCCGTTCTTCATCAAAAATATCGGACAATTGAATTTCAAACTGTTTACCATTGGCCTTCATAAAGCCCTTCGGTTCGAGGCCAAAACTATTAGTTTCTCTCTCTATTGAGAAATAAAACGCGACGGATTCACTGTTGGCTGTTACAAGACGGCTACATTTAATATCAGCCTCTCCAATATCACTTCCATATTCAGAATTACTTTCTGACTCCGTCAGCGTATATCGATGCGTGTTAGTAAATTCATCGTAAACATGATAGCCCGGCACCAAACTCAGACAACCGGACAACCCGATTGCCAACAAAATAAAAACCGAAGCAACGGCCGGTTTTCCACTCAAATTTATTTTTCTCATCTTTTCTTATTTATTTTGCCCACGCACTAACCGCGGGTTCCGGTGACGGCAATGCCGCAGAAAGCACTTTTTCTTTGGTATAATTTGCAGCCTCTTTTTTTGTCAACTGATGGCTCCAGGCTACCCGTTGAGAGGTAGTGGCTCCTTCACCGTTATTTTCAAATTCAGCGTAGTAGGCTGTTTTGTCACGCGAGGTCTTGCTCCAGTTTTCCCAGCCGGCAGGAGCGATGTGTTTGCCAATAGAGCAATGAATGTACACCACACAGGCATAATCGCGCCAGGGACGCCCCAAATAGGCTTTATTGACCCCTTCGGCGGCAGTCAGCTTACACTCATTGAACACAAAGCCATATTGCTTGCCCTGGTTTGTACTGGCGGCTGTCACATACGAGTTGGTTTTGCTATGGAGCGTGCATTTTTCAAAATAGGCAGTGGCTGCTCCGAAAATAAAGTCGGTGGTGCCTTCGATATAGCAATTGGCAAAATAGTCGCGACTGGTTTGTCCGGCCAGATAAACCGTATCCTGATTGCCCAGCAAACGGCAGTTGACAAACGCGCAACGATCACCTTCCACGTGTAATGCCACGGCTTGCCCAATAGGTCCGGCTGAATTTTCGATGGTCATGTTTTCGGCCCGGAAATCATCGGCTTCCACCAGCAGGGTGTAAGTATAGAACGTGCTATTGCGTCCACGATTGATTTTATCGAAATGATCGCCGTAGGTGAGAATCGTTTTTTCGGCACTCTCCCCTATCAGGCGTAAGTGAGGATTACACGCCGCCACTTTTACTTTTTCGTTATATACTCCGTTCTTGATAAAAATGGTGATCGGTGCATCAGGAAATGCCTTGCTGGCATCTATTGCTGCTTGTATGGTCGTAAAATTACCACTACCATCCTTAGCCACTACAAAATCATACTTTTGAGCCCATGCAGTGATGCCGGACATTGCCAGTAGCAATACAACAAAAATCTTCTTCATGAATGCGAATTATCAGTTACTGTTAATAAATAGAGGAACTCGATCGGCGAACCGTTCGTAAAGGCAAATTTAAAAGAATTATCCGAGAAATTAAATAATTATGACAAACAACAAATCCGCAAGGAATTATCGGCAGATAACTGTAATTTTGCACCTCATCAAAATATTTTAAACGCATGAACAAAAATACGATAGCAAAAGTATGCCTTGTCGGAGTGGTACTTTTTTTCGCAACTGACGGATTCGGGAAAACAAATGTGATTGCGCACAGAGGGTATTGGAAAACCGAAGGATCGACAAAAAATTCTATCTCTTCGCTCTCGAATGCACAAAAGCTGGGCATCTACGGCTCGGAGACCGATGTGCACCTCACTGCCGATGGAGCAGTCATCATCAATCATGACGACACCATCCAGGGGCATGACATCAGCTCAACTCCCCTCGCGGTTTTGAAAACGGTAAAGCTGTCGAACGGAGAAGCGCTGCCGACACTTGAAGAGTACCTCAATCAGACACGGAAAGATAAAAAGACGAAGTTGATTATTGAAATCAAAAACAAGAAAGATACGTTACTCGAACAACGGACGGTCCGGGCAGTGGTCAATCTGGTCAAAAAGATGAAGATGTCCAAAGCGGTAGAATATATTTCGTTCAGTATGAATGCCTGCAAAACGTTATTACAAGAAAAGGCGGGAGCTCCCATTGCTTATCTTGCCGGTAAAGATGGTGCGCTTGCTCCTGCCGAACTTAAAAAAATCGGTTTATCCGGACTGGATTATCATCATTCGGTACTGATCAAACATCCCGAATGGATTGCCGAAGCTCATTCGCTGGGACTCACGGTGAACGCCTGGACGGTAAACGATTCCCTTGTTATCCGGAAGTTGATCGACTTGGGTGCCGATTTTATTACCACAGACGAACCGGTTATTGCCAGAAAATTGATTGTCAACTAAAAATTGAGGCTGACAAAAATCACTTTCTGTCAGCCTCCTCAAGTGTTAACTAAAGCTCAATCTTATCTCATTCAAATATTTATAAGCCAATCCGGTAAACAGCAAACGAATAGGGAGCCAATTCTGCTTTAATCATTTTGCCTTTCGGTGCGAACGGTTGCGTTTTGGGTGCCAGCGCGGCAGGATTTTCAATCGAGTTGACCTGTTTCATATCGCAGCTCTGCATTACGGTAAGTGTACCTGCTTTTGCAAGTTTAGGCGCTCCTTCCAGTTGAATTTCCTTCGTCGTTTTATTGCCCGAGGCATTAACAATTTTCACGATCAGTTCTTTGGTCTTGGTATCGATAACAGCAGAGGCATAAATGCTGTCCTGCCCGGCTACCACATCCTTGCCTAAGGTTATTGGAACCACTTTGTTCCCCTTATTGTTGGAATAGAGTTTTTGCACGTAGTAACTCGGAGTTCCGTACGAATGAAGATTGTCGTACCAGATCAGGTCGGGAGCCCATTGCCACCCTTCGAGATGCGCAAACAACGGAGCGTACGAAGCCATGCTCACCACGGCTGCATTACGTTCCAGACCTGTCATAAATGCAGCTTCCGAAAGAGCAGCCTTCCAGTTGTTGCGTGCTGCACCGACAAACGAATTGTCGCAATGCGAGGCATATTCACCGGCAAAAACCTTGCTCGCGGTACGCGGATAGTTGTCGTAACGACGGGCATTGGAGAAGAACCATTCGGGCGAACGGTAATAGTGCTCATCAATCAGGTCGGCATTCATTTTCCGCAATTCACCGTTCAGATAGTCAAAACGATCGCCGCTGGGATCGGTACCCGAACTATTCACTAGTTTGAAATCGGGATATTTATCTTTGATCGCTTTGGTGAATATTTTGAGTCGTTCGACATATTGCGGACCCCAGTTCTCGTTACCCACGCCCATCATCTTGAGGTTGAACGGAGCGGGATGTCCCATTTCGGCACGCAGTTTTCCCCATTTGCTGTCTGTAGAGCCATTCGCAAATTCAATCAGGTCGAGGGCATCCTGCACATACGGATCTATTTGTCCGGCCGGAACCAGCTCTGCAGAGTTGAACTGGCAAGCCATGCCGCAATTGAGAATCGGTAACGGTTCGGCGCCAATATCTTCGGCCAGTTGGAAATATTCGAAGAATCCAAGTCCAAAGCTCTGGAAATAGTCGGGAGTGGAACGGCTGGAAAATTCGGTGTTCCAGCGATTGATAATCAAATGCCGATCTTCGACCGCACCAACCGTCTTTTTCCACTGATAGCGCTGAGCCAAATCGAAACCTTCGACGATACATCCTCCCGGGAAACGGATAAAGCCCGGTTTCAGGTCGGCAAGCAGTTGTACCAAATCGGCACGCAAGCCTCCGGGACGGTTCTTCCAGGTATCGGACGGAAAGAGAGAGATCATATCCAGATCGATCTTACCGTCGCCTTCGAACCAAATGTTCAGTTTGGCTTTCGGATCGGTGGCATTCGATTTAAAAGAAACCGATTGTTTGTGCCATTGATTATCGGCTACTTCCGGTGTAAGAGAAGTGCTGCCTAAAACTTCATTTTGAGCGTTCACCAACTCGATATTCAGTTTCCCGGTCGGAGATGACTGACGATAAAGCACCGAAAAGGTATAGGTGATATCTTTTTTAACTCCCATTCCACGGAAGCCTTCGTTGGTCAGTCCGAGGTCGTGTCCGCTTGCTTTTTGCAGCAACACCTGAAGATAACGCGGGTTGGTATCCTCTTTTTCGGGACGATTCACCACCTGCACAGCCCCCTCAACAAAGTTTTTCTGTTGCACTTTCCAACCCATCAATGGTTTGGTAAACTCAAAAGAACGATTTTTCACCAGCTCAGCATAGATGCCGCCATCAGCAGCAAGGTTGATATCTTCAAAGAAAATGCCCCACATGGTGGGCTGAATGTCGGCAATCGGCTTGTTAACCTGAACGGTCATTTTGTTTTGAGCAGCCGCCGAAAACAATGCCAAAAAGGCCAACAATAGAATGGTTGTTTTTCTGATCATGATAGAAATTTGTATGGCTAAAATAATAGGTGTAAAAATAACACTTATAAGCTTATAAACAAAATCCACTCTCAATGTTTTACAACATATTTATCGGTCGGATTCTGCAGAGACATGCTTTTCCCAGTATGTTTTCAGACTATTATATTCCTGCATAGTAATTGGCATGACAGTTCCATGACGGGGATGAAAATCCATCTTTACATTCTGATCAACCACATCAAACTTCAGAAGATTAGTACTTCTGGTAAATTGATAATATCCTTTAGTATATACATCATACATCAAGATCCATGCATCAGAGTTATTCAATTTAAACACACCAGGTCCTTCTACATGTTCTTTAGTTTGCTGCAAAGCTCCGACATACGGCACCCAATTGCATGTCAATTCATTTGAGACCGCCTGATGAATTCCTTTGTCATCCCCCTCCGTTTTATAAAACATATGATATTTGCCTTTCGCGTATAATATATCGGCATCAATACATGCTTTTTTCTCAGGGTTATAAAAAAGTTGTTTCGGGACTGTCGTTATCTTTGTGAAATCCTCATTCACATAGCAATAATATATCTTATCGTATTCATTAGGAGAACTTGTAAGCATAGAGAAATACAACATATACTTCCGTGCCTTCGGATTATAAACAGTTTGAGGAGCCCATACACGCAGAACATTCCCGAAGTCTTTGGGGAAAACGGTTGGAATGTGAATGGCTTTTGAAGACCAATGAATCAGATCGGTTGACTTAAGCAAAACAATGCCTCTGTTAGAATTCCATCCACTGTCCGCAACCATATCTGTGGCAACCATATAAAAAGTTTTTCCGTCAATACCCCGCAAGATATGAGGGTCTCGAACCCCACCCGTCAGACTTATTTTCTTTGCGTCAAGGATTGGATTATTATGATTTAGCGCTGTGTAATGATATCCGTCAGGACTAAGTGCAAAACGAATTTGCTCTTCGTTACGATTGTTACCGGTGAAATAGACAAATAGATAAGCATCATAATGGTTCTGTTGGGATTCTGTGACCTTTATAGTCTGTAGATTTCGCACTTTGGAAGTTTGCGATTGTATAGCGTTCACAAACAGTATGGATATAAAAAGAATGAGGACAGGCTTGAAGAAACTCATATTTCAAAGTATTATCGGAAATTAAAAACTATACATCTATCTTGTAGCACAAAAAACGTTCTTCCTCAACTTCTCTACAAGAATAGGCAAGGAAAAACGCTTACACTAAAATTTTTAGGGCAAAAACAATCTATCATCTTATTTTTAGGGCAATAGCAGAACTGCCACCTTCCAAAGCCGGTAGCGTTACAACTAAACCGAGAGCTTCAGAACTAAATTTGACTTTACCGAAGTCTAACAATTCGACTTGTTCCACTTTTTGAGGATATAAAGGACTATTTTGGGCAAGTGATTTAATAATTACTTGCCCATCCTTGGGATAATCTAAAACAATTGCATATAGAATTCCGTTTTTTGTTGTGAATCGGATATCTTCGGATGTAAATGCAACTTTTCCCTCATTAAATCCCTGAGCATTGATAGGATTGGCATTCTCTACGGAAGGGCCTTCTCCAAAAACCTTCCATGGACGTGTATCGTAAATGGCTTCGCTATTCGTATGCATCCAGGCTCCTATCTGCTTAACTATTGCTTCCTCTTTCTCATCAATAGAACCATCGCCACGCACAGGAATATTCAGCAATAGATTCCCGTTTTTACTGACAATATCCGCAAGCATCTGTATTACCGTCTTAGCCGACTTATAACCGTTGCTTTCATAAACTGAACGCCTGTAATGCCATTCTCCAATACATGTACATGTTTGCCAAGGCTTTTCCTGAATTTTATCCGGAGCACCTCGTTCAACATCCCATACCATACACTTCTTTTGATCTTCGGTTAAAATTTTTCCGAAAATCACACTTTCAAGTTTCCCTCTATTTAGCTGCATACTATGGTTATAATAATGGGCAGCAATGCGCAGCCCGGCATCGCTGATTGGCCATAATGGTAAAGCGGTGTCATCAAAATAGAGTAAATCGGGATTGTAATGGTTGATGAGATCCACCGTACGATTATAAAATTTTTCGCAATACGCATCGGTCGGGACAGATGCACCATTGCCCCATTCCCACTGGCTATGAATAGTTCCTGTTTTATCACTCCCCTTACTCAATGAATGATTTTGGGCATAAAGATCCTGAGGGTCGTATCCTTCCCACCATTTCCCTTTTCCATCTGCTTTTGTCAGCTTACCATCATAAGGGATTCCAGCTTTAGTGCCTTGCTTATCTGCTCTTTGAGCAGTTTCATAAAATGTCCAGGCATGGGCAGCATGAATGCTTACTCCAAAATAAAGTCCGTTTTTACGTGCTGCTTTTGCCCATCCATCTATAATATCCTTCTTCGGTCCAATATTAACGGAGTTCCACGGTTGATACTTGCTGTCCCACATATCAAAATTGTCATGGTGATTACCCATTGCAAAAAAATAACGAGCTCCGGCACTCTTATAAAGAGCTACTAATTTCGCCGGGTCCCATCTCTCTGCTTTCCATGCATTGCATATATCCTTAAACCCGAATTCGGAAGGATGGCCATACTTTTTTAGATGCGAATTGTACTCGCGGCTTCCCTCATTATACATAAAACGGGCATACCAATCACCCTCCTCCGGTTGACACTGCGGCCCCCAATGAGCCCAAATTCCGAATTTGGCATTGCGAAACCATTCCGGCACCTCATATTTTTGCAACGACTTCCAAGTCGGTTGAAATTTTCCATTGGCCATAGGCTCTTTGCCCGTCTGCTGAGCATGAGAAACGACCAGATTGGCAAAAACGGCCAAAGAGAAGAACATGAATTTCACTTTTTTCATCCGTAAATAATTTTTTCAAAAATCAATCTTTTTTGCACTTAAATAAACATACCTATCAATTATCAGAAAGTGTATTCTCCCTTTCCCGAATCCGACAAAAGGAGAATACTTTATGTCGAAAACATTATTTATATCCTGAATTTTGAACCAGATTCGGGTTAATGTTCAGGTCATGCTGGGGTATAGGAAAATAACGATTATGAGAATCCCATGTTCTCGTTTCAAACTGATAGTACTTATTCGCATCTACCGGAGACGCTGTCGAACCTGAACCTCTATAGTTTGCGGCGGTTGGATCGTCCGACAGTTTTACGCCTGTAAACGTATGGTTCAGTTCCGTAGCAGCAGTTCCCCAACGAAGCACATCATAATATCGCAATCCTTCGAAGGCAAGTTCGACTCTGCGTTCCTGACGGATAGCGGCTCTCAATGTCGTCTGAGAAGAAACATCGGCCAAAGTAATTGCAGGTAAATTTACCCGGCTCCTAACATCATTAATGGTCTGATCCAACAGTGCCTGTGTAACATTACTATATCCCGATTCGTTAACGGCTTCAATATAACTCAACAACACCTCTGCATAGCGCATTAATGGGGTATATGTGTATGTACTATACAAATCGGTAGCAGAAGCATCACATCCTTTCTTTGGACAATAACCATTAAAAAGAGGGAACTTACTATAATAATCGCTGGTTCCTGCTCCCTTATAGCAATTATACGTGACGTTATTGAACTTCGTTCCGGCATAACTCCCTAACGGAGGTAAAAATATAGATGAATAAAGCCTTGGATCACGGTTTGCATAAGGATCATTTTCACTATAGACAGACGAAGTCGAAATAGGTTTTCCATCGGTGCAAAAATAATCTTTTACCAATTCATTGTAAGGCGCAAATTGATGCCATCCTCCATTACACTCGGGGAAAAGATAAATATAACGGGAAGTTGTAAATTGATCTTTCAGATATTGAATCACAAATATCATTTCAGAACTCGTTTCACCTCCAATCTGAAAGAGTTTCTCATATCCCAACGTACGATCCAATTTATAGATATTGGAATCGACAATTGCTTTCAAAACTGTGGCGGCATCGGTCCATTTTTGCTGAGCAAGATACAAACGACTTAAAAGAACCCGGACAAAGCCAGTCGTGACACGACCATACTCGGACGATGTACGTTTATCTGGCAATACAGACAATGCCGATTTCAAATCTGTCTCGACCTGAGAATAAACAGTTGCCTGAGGTGTTTGACTTATACTATTGGCTTGTGAAACGGTTTGCGTAGTTAAAGGCATTGGAACATTCCCCCAATAGAATGCAAGATTAAAAAGATAATATGCGCGCAAACATTTCACTTCAGCAGTCCAGATCGCCTTTTTCGAATCATCCATAGGACACTTGCCGATATTGTCCAGAAAAGTATTATACGCTGCAATTTGAGCATAGGCATTGCTCCAGTAACCATAAACCAAATCGCTGGTTGCAACGGTATTGCTACTGGCCATGCCAAGTGTAGTGAAATTTTCTTTTTCTACACCGTTGCCGCCAGCCAAATCGAGGTACATAAGACCTTGCGGATGTGCAAAATCAGCATGATTCCATCCATGCGGAAATTCATAGCATCCAACCAATGCCAATGAAGCATCACTCTCACTCTTCCAGAATGTTGCATCGGAAATAGAGGTTGTGGGTTGTTTATCCAGAACATCCGAACAGCTAACAGCCAAAAAAGCTATTAATACAGATACCGCTGCCATCAAGATTGATGTTATATTATTGTTTTTCATCGTTACAAAAATTTATTAAAGATTAAGAATAACAATATCTCTCTCATTCATATTAATTGCAATAAATAATTTAATAATCATATTTTTATATTGCAACCAAATGAAAAGACACTGTTGATAGGATAGTATGATGGCGCATCTCCTGTCCCAATTTGGTTTTCAGGATCCCACCCTTTATAAAAAGAGTTGAAATTGTAGAGATTTTCTCCACTAACATAAATCCGACAATATTGCAATCCAATCTTATGCAGAATTGTTTGGGGAATGGTGTATCCTATTTGAATATTTTTTATTCTCAGGAAACTTGCGTTTCTTATCCAATAGTCGGATGTCTGAAGATTCGGATTATTCATATTTAAAGTTTCCAGTCTTGGGTATTTGGCCCATTTATTAGGATTAGCGGTAGTCCATCTGTTATCTACCTGCCATTGTTGGATTTGCCCCCCGTTATAATAAGCATAAGCCATATAAGAGCCTATTAGTCTCTGATATCCTCCCAATCCCTGAAACAGTGCAGACAAATCAAATCCTTTAAAAGAGGCATTCAAAGTCACTCCATAATAATATTTAGGGGTACGACACCCGATAACTGTTCGATCGTTATTGGCATCCACTGAATTATCGCCATTCAAATCTTTGTATTCGATATATCCGGGTTTCAAACTGCTTTTCGAAACTAATTGTGTAGGAGCTGCATCTATTTCCGATTGATTGACAAATAATCCATTGGTTTTGTATCCGTAAATAATGCCGATAGGCTGACCTACAATCAGGCCATTGTTGAGATCCTGCTTGGCTCCATCAGCCAATTTTTCAACAGCATTTTTTACATACGTAAAGTTGGGGTTGATACTGTATTTGAAATCCTTTCCGATATTTCCATTATATGTTAGGTTCACTTCAAAACCCTTATTAGACACGGCTCCTACGTTGGATTGTCCGACACTGCGTCCCATAATGCTGGTGTACTGAACCGAAGATAAAATGTTGTAGGTATACTTATAAAAATAATCTACGTTGGCTGTGATTTTTCCTTTGAACAGACTAAAATCGAGCCCGGCATCTGCGACCGAAGTCGTTTCCCAGGTAATATCAGGGTTATTGTAAGTGGTGATTCTGGTGCCGGATGTAAGCGCAGCCGTACTACCCAGTACAGCATTCTCGCCCAAGGAGTATGTCTGTTGATAGGGATAGGTTCCGATATTCTGATTACCAAGCACACCCCATGAAGCTCGCAACTTAAGATTATTCACTATGTCCGACAAAGATGCTTTTTCCCAGAATTTTTCTTCGGAAATTCTCCATCCGGCAGAAAATGAAGGAAACACACCCCAACGATGGCTGGGAGCAAATCGGGAAGATCCATCATAGCGCACATTTGCCTCAAACAAATATTTGTCCATAAGCGAATAATTTGCCCGTCCAAAAAAAGACATCAACCCCCATTCGCTAAGATAACCAGAATTTGAGGCGGAAGCACCAGACCCTGCATTCAATTCATAAAGATAATTGTTGGGAAAGGTGTTCCTATAACCATACAGGTTTTTGTATGTGTATGTCTCACTCGAAGCCCCTGCCAATAAGTTGATAGAATGAGCATGAAATTGTTTCTTATAATTAACTAATCCTTCAAATGACCTATAAGTTGCATTGTCAGAGGTCACTGACAGAGATGCAGGGCCAACCGTTTTACTTGCATCAAAATAGGTTTGCGCAATAAAAGATTTGTTGTAGTTATTATTATAATTAATACCAGCTTTGCCTGTAATTGTTAATCCATCGACAGGAGTTTGCCAAACCAATTGTGTATTGCCTATTATATTGGTGCTTATGTTTTTTGTGAACGATTCGCTTGATAGCCATGCTTCTGGACTATAATTGTCCTGATAACCAAAAGTTCCATCTGCCTTTTTTCCGCTATAAATAGGACCTTCACGGACTGCATATCCGATTATACCTTCAATACTAGACGGTTGACCGTTCGGAGAATTGTAAGTGGTTGTATAGGCATCCAGGTTAACTTTCAGAGTAAGACCTTTCAGAATATTGGCATTCATATTCCATAAGATATTATATCTATCATTAGAAGTTTTTTCTGTCATCCCTGCCTGATGCATATAATTTGCCGAGCAATTATATGACAAAGACGAATTGCCGCCTTGTACACCCAAATTATGCTTCTGCTGAAAACCCGAACCGCTATTCAGAAGCCATTTCAGATGATTGACGTTCGGATAATTATCAGGATCCGATCCATCTTTAAATTTTTGAATCTGAGCATCTGTATAAGCAGCTGATTTTCCCATATTTGCCATAGCTTCATTATAATAAGACGCATATTGCCAAGAAGATAGAAAATCCGGAAGTTCAGTCGGCTTTTGCCATCCGAAAGAATTGTTATAAGAAATAACTGTTTTCCCTTCGGCCCCTTTTTTAGTTTCAATTAAAATTACTCCGTTTGCAGCGCGGTTACCATATATGGAAGCAGATGCTGCATCTTTAAGGAATGAAATACTCTGTATATCATTCGGATCAACATCGTCAATATTACCTGATGTACCATCGATTAATACTAATGGAGCAGTTCCTGCACTCGAAAAAGTTCCTGTTCCTCGAAGATTTACCGATGCACTTGCTCCCGGTCTTCCTGAAGATTGCACGACGCTTAAACCTGGTACTAATCCAGCCAACGCTTGCGAAGTGTTTGAAACCGGTTTGTTTGCAATTTCTGTTGCTGTAATTGATGCTACCGACCCTGTTAGATTCACCTTCTTTTGAGTTCCATACCCAACAACCACTACTTCTTCAAGCTTCTTTACATCGGGATCAAGAGTAATTTTCAACTGAGACTGCTTACCGATATTCACCTTTTTGGGAATATAACCAACATACGAGCAGTCGAGAACTCCTCCAAAAGGAACTTCCATCGAGAAACGACCGTCAATATCAGTAATTACTCCATTACGCGTACCTGCTATCACTATATTTACCCCTATAAGAGGATCTCCTGTATTAGCATCTACAATTGTCCCTATAATTCTCTGAGACTTTGAAGATACCGCTCCCGGCGAACCATTAGTTTCGTGATTATCACCACCTGTTGTAAGTACAATTTGTTTGTTCGAATCTATCTTATAACTAATACCTGTGCCCTGAAAAATTTGTTTTAGAATGGATTCAACATCCTGATTTTTAGCATTGATCGTTATGGTTTTGTCCAATCCTGGCAAGTCATTGTTGTAGAAAAAACTATAGTTGCTGTTTTTTTCAATCAGGTGGATTA belongs to Paludibacter jiangxiensis and includes:
- a CDS encoding TonB-dependent receptor, coding for MNRIKKHLYRLLLCTLFVSFAAVSFAQITFSAKNQKIRQVIHLIEKNSNYSFFYNNDLPGLDKTITINAKNQDVESILKQIFQGTGISYKIDSNKQIVLTTGGDNHETNGSPGAVSSKSQRIIGTIVDANTGDPLIGVNIVIAGTRNGVITDIDGRFSMEVPFGGVLDCSYVGYIPKKVNIGKQSQLKITLDPDVKKLEEVVVVGYGTQKKVNLTGSVASITATEIANKPVSNTSQALAGLVPGLSVVQSSGRPGASASVNLRGTGTFSSAGTAPLVLIDGTSGNIDDVDPNDIQSISFLKDAASASIYGNRAANGVILIETKKGAEGKTVISYNNSFGWQKPTELPDFLSSWQYASYYNEAMANMGKSAAYTDAQIQKFKDGSDPDNYPNVNHLKWLLNSGSGFQQKHNLGVQGGNSSLSYNCSANYMHQAGMTEKTSNDRYNILWNMNANILKGLTLKVNLDAYTTTYNSPNGQPSSIEGIIGYAVREGPIYSGKKADGTFGYQDNYSPEAWLSSESFTKNISTNIIGNTQLVWQTPVDGLTITGKAGINYNNNYNKSFIAQTYFDASKTVGPASLSVTSDNATYRSFEGLVNYKKQFHAHSINLLAGASSETYTYKNLYGYRNTFPNNYLYELNAGSGASASNSGYLSEWGLMSFFGRANYSLMDKYLFEANVRYDGSSRFAPSHRWGVFPSFSAGWRISEEKFWEKASLSDIVNNLKLRASWGVLGNQNIGTYPYQQTYSLGENAVLGSTAALTSGTRITTYNNPDITWETTSVADAGLDFSLFKGKITANVDYFYKYTYNILSSVQYTSIMGRSVGQSNVGAVSNKGFEVNLTYNGNIGKDFKYSINPNFTYVKNAVEKLADGAKQDLNNGLIVGQPIGIIYGYKTNGLFVNQSEIDAAPTQLVSKSSLKPGYIEYKDLNGDNSVDANNDRTVIGCRTPKYYYGVTLNASFKGFDLSALFQGLGGYQRLIGSYMAYAYYNGGQIQQWQVDNRWTTANPNKWAKYPRLETLNMNNPNLQTSDYWIRNASFLRIKNIQIGYTIPQTILHKIGLQYCRIYVSGENLYNFNSFYKGWDPENQIGTGDAPSYYPINSVFSFGCNIKI